The Bos indicus x Bos taurus breed Angus x Brahman F1 hybrid chromosome 10, Bos_hybrid_MaternalHap_v2.0, whole genome shotgun sequence genome has a segment encoding these proteins:
- the SENP8 gene encoding sentrin-specific protease 8 has product MDPVVLSYMDSLLRQSDVSLLDPPSWLNDHVIGFAFEYFANSQFHDCSDHVCFISPEVTQFIKCTGNPAEIAMFLEPLDLPNKRVIFLAINDNSNHTAGGTHWSLLVYLQDKNGFFHYDSYGSSNSFHAKQVAEKLEAFLGRKGNKLAFVEEKAPAQQNSYDCGMYVICNTEALCQNFFRQQPQSLLQLLTPTYITKKREEWKDLIARLAKN; this is encoded by the coding sequence ATGGACCCAGTAGTCTTGAGTTACATGGACAGTCTACTGCGGCAATCAGACGTCTCACTACTGGATCCTCCAAGCTGGCTCAATGACCATGTTATTGGGTTTGCCTTTGAGTACTTTGCCAACAGCCAATTTCATGACTGCTCTGACCACGTCTGTTTCATCAGCCCCGAAGTTACTCAGTTCATCAAGTGCACTGGCAACCCAGCAGAAATCGCCATGTTCCTTGAACCCTTGGACCTCCCCAATAAGAGAGTCATATTTTTAGCCATCAATGATAATTCCAACCACACAGCTGGGGGGACCCACTGGAGCTTGTTGGTATATCTGCAAGATAAAAATGGCTTTTTTCATTATGATTCTTACGGTAGTAGTAACTCATTCCATGCAAAACAGGTAGCAGAGAAACTAGAGGCTTTCTTaggcagaaaaggaaacaaactggCCTTTGTGGAAGAGAAAGCCCCTGCTCAACAAAACAGCTATGACTGTGGGATGTATGTGATCTGTAACACTGAGGCCTTGTGTCAGAACTTCTTTAGACAACAGCCACAATCACTACTGCAGCTACTGACTCCTACATACAtcacaaagaagagagaagaatggaaGGATCTCATTGCCAGACTTGCTAAAAACTAG